The Ascaphus truei isolate aAscTru1 chromosome 3, aAscTru1.hap1, whole genome shotgun sequence genome includes a region encoding these proteins:
- the LOC142490822 gene encoding olfactory receptor 52D1-like, protein MENSTFPHPSMLRMIGFGEMTAVKYLYSIIALVGYVMIILSNGAVITVVALHRGLQEPMYIFICALCINGLYGSTAFFPCLIANLLSEIQTVSYIGCLTQVFCIHTYMVCELTILAVMAFDRYVCICNPLRYNSIMSLTTVFKLVAAAWLYAILVFTIHFILTIRLPLCGSVIEKIYCDNWSIVKLSCINTAVNNIYGLFLTVILLVLIPVLILVSYIQILRVCIKASEDTRAKALQTCTPHLITLIMFAMGALCEILLQRFKSTILPYELRIVISVQFVVVPPLLNPLIYGLKMKEIRVKIAQFLHSNPLQHRV, encoded by the coding sequence ATGGAAAATTCCACGTTCCCGCATCCTTCCATGCTCAGAATGATTGGCTTTGGGGAAATGACAGCAGTAAAATATCTGTACAGTATCATAGCTTTGGTTGGCTATGTGATGATTATCCTTTCCAATGGTGCAGTGATCACTGTTGTAGCGTTACACAGAGGTTTGCAAGAGCCGATGTATATCTTCATTTGTGCGCTGTGTATAAATGGACTCTACGGCAGCACTGCATTCTTCCCCTGTCTAATTGCCAATCTACTTTCAGAAATCCAAACAGTTTCTTACATTGGCTGCTTGACTCAAGTGTTTTGCATTCATACTTATATGGTATGTGAACTAACCATATTAGCAGTTATGGCGTTTGATCGctatgtatgtatctgtaaccCTCTAAGATATAACAGCATTATGTCCTTAACCACAGTTTTCAAACTGGTTGCTGCAGCCTGGTTGTATGCTATTTTAGTATTTACCATACACTTTATATTGACAATTAGGCTTCCTCTGTGTGGCTCAGTCATAGAGAAGATCTACTGTGACAACTGGTCTATAGTAAAACTCTCCTGCATTAATACAGCAGTGAACAATATCTATGGCCTCTTCCTCACTGTAATACTGCTTGTGTTGATACCAGTGCTGATATTAGTCTCTTATATACAGATTCTGAGAGTGTGCATCAAAGCCTCAGAAGACACCAGAGCCAAAGCCTTGCAGACCTGCACTCCTCATCTGATAACTCTCATCATGTTTGCTATGGGTGCACTTTGTGAGATACTCCTCCAACGGTTTAAATCTACCATATTACCATATGAACTGAGGATAGTCATATCAGTGCAGTTCGTTGTGGTGCCACCACTACTGAATCCTCTTATCTATGGGCTGAAAATGAAGGAAATAAGAGTGAAGATAGCTCAGTTCCTGCATTCAAACCcattacagcacagagtatga